In Deinococcus carri, the sequence GGCCGCTTCCCGTTGCACCTCACCGCCATCAGCACGCCGCGCGTGCGGGGCATCCTCACCACGGTCCAGGCCTGGATTCCCGACGGCTACAGCGACCGCGACGTGTGGGGGGCCTACCGCGAGGTGTACGGCGCGGAACCCTTCATCCGCATCGTGAAGGTCGCGCGGGGCATCCACCGCTACCCCGACCCCATGCTGCTCGACGGCACCAACTACTGCGACCTGGGCTTCGAGATGGACATGGACACGGGCCGCGTGGTCCTGATGAGCGCCATCGACAATCTGGGCAAGGGCACGGCGGGCCACGCCCTCCAGTGCCTCAACATCGCGCACGGCTGGCCGGAGACGGCGGGGCTGGAGTTCGCGGGGCTGCACCCGGCCTGAACGCCCAGGCCTGAGCGCCGCCCGGCGCGGCTAACCGGGCAGAGGGTTCCCGCTGGCCTGGCCCTCCCCGGCGGACGGCCCCAGCGTGCGGTCGTACACCTCCCGCACGGTCTGGACCATGCGCCCCGACGCGCCGGGGTCGCTGAGGTCCAGCAGGCTGATGACCTCGCGTGGGTCGAAGTTGGGGTTGGCGCAGGCCCGCAGCAGGGCGTACTGCACCACGCTGCTGCCGGGGCGCAGGCCCCCGGCGGGCGACCACAGGGCACGCAGCCGGGGCAGCAGGGCCACGCCGAACTGCTGCACCTCCGCCTGGTGGCGGGCCAGTTCCTTCTGGAGCAGGCCCACCGAACGCACGCCGACGTGGTGCAACAGGCTGGCGAGACGCTGGGGCCTCTCCGGGTCGGGCCAGCCGGAAAGCAGCGGGACGTGCAGGCCAGCCGCCAGATCCAGGTCGAGGTCGTGGATAGGGGGCGCGCCCAGCAGGTAGGTCATGCTCTGGGCATCGATAAAGACGCTCTCGGGTTCCTCCGCGATGCGCTGGGGCAGGGTGGCGGCGTAGTCGCGGGCCATGCGGTGCAGGGCCATGAACTCCTCGTCGGCCATTTCCAGCAGGCCCGCGAGGCGGTAGAAGCGGCGGCGCACCTCGCGCGGCACGGCCTGGGGATTCTTGTAGCCGAGGTCGTGTTCAATCTCGGCCCAGGCGTGCTGGAGGATGGAGCGAATCTGCACCTCGTAGCGCACGCCGGGCAGCCCCGGCACCAGGTCCGGCTCGGCACGCAGCACGTAATGCACGCCCAGATACCCGAAGCGGTCGGGGTCGTGCATCCGCGACTTGTCGATGCTGTTGTCCCAGTCCACGACGTGGTGGTCCTCCATCAGGCGGGCGACCACGTTCACGTCCTTCTCGAAATAGGTGATGACGCGCACCCCCACCAGGTCGGTCACGTCGTCCAGGCAGGCATAGCGCCCCGGCTTGCGCCGCAGCTTGTCCGCGAGACTGGCAGGCCGCTTCACCCGCCCCGTCACGTGGTGGATGTTCAGTCCGGCCCCCTCCAGCAGCCGCGTGACGTGGGCCACCACCGCGTCGCGGAGCTGCTCGTAGTCCGGCAGCGCCTCCCGGTACGCCTCCACCAACGCCGCACTTTCCATGATGCGACGATGATAGGGGCCGTGGCGGCCACCCCGTGCGCCGGCGGCATTGAGGGAAGTTTGGGGATTGCGGACGCGCGGCTGGTGCATCCTGTAGCCCATGAACGACGCCGCTCCCTCCGCCCCTCCGGCTGTGACCCGTCCCGCCGTGACCTTTCCCGCCCCGCGCCGCATTCCCTACCCGGGCGGCTGCGTGCTGGAACCCGGCCCCTACGCGCTGGACTACCTGCTGAAGTGGCGGGCCGACGTGACCGTGCAGGGCGAGGTTCACCCCGATGTCCCGGTGTT encodes:
- a CDS encoding GTP pyrophosphokinase family protein, yielding MESAALVEAYREALPDYEQLRDAVVAHVTRLLEGAGLNIHHVTGRVKRPASLADKLRRKPGRYACLDDVTDLVGVRVITYFEKDVNVVARLMEDHHVVDWDNSIDKSRMHDPDRFGYLGVHYVLRAEPDLVPGLPGVRYEVQIRSILQHAWAEIEHDLGYKNPQAVPREVRRRFYRLAGLLEMADEEFMALHRMARDYAATLPQRIAEEPESVFIDAQSMTYLLGAPPIHDLDLDLAAGLHVPLLSGWPDPERPQRLASLLHHVGVRSVGLLQKELARHQAEVQQFGVALLPRLRALWSPAGGLRPGSSVVQYALLRACANPNFDPREVISLLDLSDPGASGRMVQTVREVYDRTLGPSAGEGQASGNPLPG